One Scyliorhinus torazame isolate Kashiwa2021f chromosome 17, sScyTor2.1, whole genome shotgun sequence genomic window, gagcggcgtggaagagattagagagggcgtcctgtagggggactagcctacaggctatggtgacagccccattgccgttctcaccgaggaactacaccacaagcccggtgctggtggctacactgaagatttggggacagtggagatggcataggggaaagactggagccttggggggtccccgataagaaacaaccataggtttgccccggggggaatggatgggggatatggaatgtggcaaagagcaggaataacgcaactgaaagatctgtttgtggatgggaagtttgtgagtctgggagcgctgaccgagaaatatgggttgccccaagggaatgcattcaggtatatgcaactgagggcttttgcgaggcaacaggtgagggaattcccacagctcccgacacaagaggtgcaggacagagtgatctcaaagacatgggtgggggatggtaaggtgtcagatatatatagggaaatgagggacaaaggggagactatggtagatgaactaaaagggaaataggaagaagagctgggggaggagatcgaggaggggctgtgggcagatgccctaagcagggtaaactcgtcgtcctcgtgtgccaggctaagcctgattcagtttacgatattacacagggcgcatatgactggagcacggctcagtaaattttttggggtggaggataggtgtgcgaggtgctcgagaagcccagcgaatcatacccatatgttttggtcatgcccgacactacaggggttttggatgggggtgacaaaggtgctttcaaaagtagtgggggtccgggtcgaaccaagctgggggttggctatatttggggttgcacaagagccgggagtgcaggaggcgagagaggccgatgttttggcctttgcgtccctggtagcccggcgtaggatattgctaatgtggaaagaagccaagcccccgggggtggagacctggataaatgacatggcggggtttataaagctagagcggattaagttcgtcctaagggggtcggctcaagggttcaccaggcggtggcaaccgttcgtcgaatacctcgcagaaagatagatggaatggaaaaaagaagaatGCAGCTGGTAGATCACACCCAATGATTACAATTCAATTAAGGTAGAATAAAATAaagattttaaaaacttttttttcatTCTATAAAAGTCTGTGAAACTTATTATTATGGACAAAtgtgacattccacaaatataaaattagtttcTCAGATCCAGTGAGGATGTCTAGCAGTAATTATAGTGTTAAAAATCCAGTTACATCTCATTCAGCAAGATGTAGCTTTTACAAGGAGTGCTCCAGCGTAGCCAATCGGACAAGCGTGCAAGTTCTCATCAGCGCAGCCTCTCGAGAAGTGTAGGATCACCGGAAGCAACATCTGGATTTCCACGTTACTGTATACATGCCTGGACTCCAGGAGTTGTTGTCAGTTTCAGTGGAGTGATGTTGATGAATGCTGACAGTTTCACTGTTATTATTGCCACAACATATGAACCATTTTACTTTAGTATAACACTGTCCAATACTGCATGATTACTTATTGTCTTACCTATTGTACTAAATATCATTTTTTTctattcactcatgggatgtgggcaatgctggttgggccagcatttattgcccatttctaattgcccttgagaagatggtggtgagctatcttcatgaaccgctgcagtccacgtggtgtaggtacactcacagtgctgttaggcaggaagTTCCAGGCTTtttacccagtaacagtgaaggagcggcgatatatttccaagccaggatggtgagtggcttggaggggaacctccaggtggtggggttcccaggtgtctgctgtccttctagatggtagtggccgtgggtttgggaggtgctctcTCAagaggtgagttgctgcagtgcaccttgtagatggtacatgcggTTGCTACTATGcatcagtgttggagggagtgaatgtttgtggatgagatgccaatcaagcgggctgctttgtcttggatggtgtcaagcctcttgagttttgttggagctgccctcatccaaatAAGTaaggagtattccatcacgctccttaTTTGTGCCGtggagattgtggacaggctttggggagtctgaagatgagttactcgccacaaaaataaataaatccaaGTTTACTGGTAAAATCAGTTTTTTTAATGATGTATTAATTCAGATTTCAATCTATGTTTTTTGTTTTCAGGTTGCTGTGATATATTGGCCTTTAGGGCAGGTATGTTTTATTGCAACCAAGAGTATGATTTTAATTTTCCACTTTCTTGCTATTTTGCATGATTATGATGAATTTCTTCTCCTTCCAGATGATCAACTATGGCCTGGTCCCTGTCTCCTTCAGGATGGCCTTTTTTGGCAGCTGGTGTTTTGTATGGGTTATTTTCATGTCCAATTTGAGACATCAACAACGTGAAGCTGAGGGAACTGAatttggattattgcgtgcaatCAAGAAGTCATAGTCTGTGGATAGATAGGATCATTTTAAAATACTTTATTGAAATAAATGTGTTTATATTCTGCCTCACAGCAATTAAAATGTCTTTTTATTTAACCATGTGCAGAGTGAGAATTCAGGTGTAAATAATGCGTTTGGATGTTAGAGCATTTTATAGATTGCAAAAGGGAACTGAGGATTTTATACTGTTGGATTAAAACAACCGCCAACCAATTATTCAAATGAAGAATTAATTCACTTCACAAGAACACAAGAGAAAGGTGCAGGATTAGATCATACGGCACACCAAGCCTGCTCAGCCTTTCAATACAACCTTTTCTGATAGACACACAAACTAAATTTCATAAACAAGAACACAATaaacaggagcaggagtggaccattcggcctgtcaagcctgctctgccattcagtacaatcatggctgatttcatagaatttacagtgcagaaggaggccattcagcccatcaagtctgcaccggctccttggaaagagcaccctacccaaggtccacacctccaccctatccccataacccagtaaccccacccaacacgaagggcaattttggacatgaagggcaatttatcatggccaatccacctaacctgcacatctttggactgtgggaggaaaccagagcacccggaggaaacccacgcagacacggggaggatgggcagactccgcacagacagtgacccaagtgaccGATCTTAGGGCTTCAACTTCAATCCCCCTCCCCAAATTCCTTGATTCCTGAGGGACTGAAAATCTGTCTGTCCCAGCCTCACATAAATTCAGAATACTCAGAAAAGATACATtacagtgagaaagaaagactctaaaggaagggccgaatggcctccatctgcactgtaaattctatgaaatctagttatatgaacttaaaaaaaaaaaaatttagagtacccaattattttttccaattaaggggcaatttagcacggccaatccacctactctgcacatttttgggctgtgggggcgaaacccacgcagacatgggaagactaggggcttttcacagtaacttcatttgaagcctacttgtgacaataagcgattttcatttcatttcatttcatttcaatgtgcaaactccacatggacagtgacccagagccgggatcgaacctgggacctcagcgccgtgaggcagctgtgctaaccactaggccaccgtgctgccctggttctaTGAACTTAGGAAgtcttaaagatagtatcaaattgaaagaaaaagcatataattccCCAAACGTGAGTAGCAGGTCAGAAGGTTGGGCATAATATAAAaagcagcaaagaatgactaaaaggttATTAAGAAGATATAAATTAGAATATAAGAGAAAGCTAGTTAGAattataaaaacagatggtaagagtttctacaggtatttagaAAGGAAAAGACTAAATAAAATGAGTGTTGGTCCTCTAGAGTGTCTGGGGAATTACTAATGGAAATAAGGACAGGCAGACAAACGTTTGCATTGTCTTCACTGCCGAGCCTACATCCGagaaataattgtgaatcaggaggtttccttccacagtgcaaagttttgcacgtttggtggattggtcatgaacaATGggcagagttatggggatagggcggggaagtggaccaaggtagaatgctctttcagagggtcagtaatggatGCACTGTATTGattctagggattctatggagggAGGAactattacaatcaccagggaaaggaTACTGAGAAAATGTTTAGAACTAAAaactgacaagtccccaggtcctgatggacttcgtCTTCAGGCTTTAAAGGAAGTGGCTTGCCAAAATTCCCGCTATTCTAGAAAGGTCCCTTCAGATTGGAAAATGGCAAATGTGACTCCTCTATTCAAAACAGctagagacagaaagcaggaaacgacaggccagtttaaaaaaaacatctgtCATTTGCTGGAATCTATTTAGGGAGGTTATGGTGGGGCACTTAGAAAATCTGAAtgaaatcaagcagagtcaacacggttttgtgaaagtaaAATCAAGTTTGACTAATTTTTTTGAGCTCTTTGTAGAGGCAAAACATTATGTTGGTTATGGGGAACCTGTGGTTTGATGTACTTAGATTTCcacaaggcattcgacaaggtgccacagcAAAATGTTACTATGCAAAATAAGAGCTGATGGTACAGGAggtaacatgttagcatggcgagcGGATTAGTTAGTTAACAGCCAACAAAGAGTTAGGATAACTGGATCATTTTAGGTTGGCAAGATATGACAAGTGGAGTcataggaatcagtgctgggacctcatctatttacaatatatatcaatgatttgattTAAAAGATCAAATGTATGgttgtaaatttgccgatgacataaAGATGGACAGGAAAATAAATTGTGACAAGGGCACAAGGAGTCTGCAAGGTGATGTAgaaaggttgggtgagtgggcaaacatttAGCAGATGGAAgtgaatgtggggaaatgtgaacaaGTCTgccttggcaggaagaatagcaAAGCAGAAGATTATTTAAATTGAGatggattgcagaactctgaggtacagagtgaTCTTGGCGTTCTGGTACATGAATCAGGAaaaattagtatgcaggtacagcaagtcattagtaaggcaaatggaatgttgtcattgcaagggaaatggaatataaaagcagtggATGTTTTGCTCCGGTTGTACAGTGCATTAATGAGACAATGGGCCCgatttaacggaaaggtttctGGTCCGGACTCTCCGGTCCACCGGTCACGTTTTTCTGCACAGCGCCccagccggcagtgggattctctgttcccgtagccggccaatgggatttctcattgtgaccaccccacgctgtcgtgaaaccCGTGGGTGTGCTGCCAGCAGACCAGACGATCCTGCCAACATAGAATTCTGCTGTTGATGTTTCATTTCAGGCAGGCTTGGCTGGAAGCTTTTaccttttgaaagggtgtcccgatctctaagtgaacttAGGGTCCCCCATacctcccacccatgggcaatgtcacataTGTCACAATAACCGTGACTCTAGCATTCAGAATTAACAGTATGTACATGTGTATTAACAGGTAAACTGTGGTCGAATAGACCACACTGCATTAAATGGCAGATGCAACCAAGACAGATTTCTCAGCAATCTACCCAGATGTCAGTGACCACTGTGAGACaccgtgggcggaattctccccccgcacgccgggtgggagaatcgccggggcaccgcgcgtgtcccgccatgccgccccgacgcccacacgcgattctcctaccccccccaaaccggcgcggcgacaaTCAcgactggccgctgggagaatcgctgctcgccgtttgtaacgggcaagtggcgattctccggcccggatgggccgagcggcctgcccaatatgacgggttcccaccggcgccgtccacacctggtcgctgccggcgggaacagcgcgggaacgctgggggggggcggccgtgTGGTGGGgttgggttcctgcaccggggggggcctcaaatggggtctggcctgcgatcggttccatccgatcggcgggccggcctctctgaaggagaacctcctttcctccaccgccccgcaagatccatccgacatcttcttgcggggcagcctcggggaggacggcaaccgcgcatgcgcgggtgacggcagttacacggcgccggctgcgtcatttacacggcgccgctttcACGCGGCGCCAATTCCCggagcgcgtaaatgacgcgacgccgctcctagccc contains:
- the LOC140394503 gene encoding mpv17-like protein, producing the protein MSAMERKQDILAVWRETFWKTYQVAVIYWPLGQMINYGLVPVSFRMAFFGSWCFVWVIFMSNLRHQQREAEGTEFGLLRAIKKS